The Cucumis melo cultivar AY chromosome 5, USDA_Cmelo_AY_1.0, whole genome shotgun sequence genome has a segment encoding these proteins:
- the LOC127149615 gene encoding uncharacterized protein LOC127149615 produces the protein MEQRYQAMLQAALAPFLAAQQNQAAPVQDQPVVPPAPVQDQPVIPPAPVEAQPVPVQLSAEAKHLRDFRKYNPKTFDGSLDNPFRAQLWLTSIETIFRYMKCPEDQKVQCAAFCLEDRGTAWWETAERALGGDASKITWEQFKENFYAKFFSANVKHAKLQEFLNLEQGDMTVEQYDAEFDMLSRFAPDMVRDEAARTERFVNGLRLDLQGFVRALRPTTHADALRIALDLSLHERAGQSKVVGTGSASGQKRKAEARPDVVPQQTPRSGGVFQRHRRELAAAGRTLRELPTCTTCGKVHGGQCLAGSGVCFRCRQPGHTADACPRKPLETTPRQPSAPQQGRVFATNRQEAERASTVVTGRGRGKGKGKLASDVK, from the exons atggagcagcgttaccaggccatgctgcaagctgctctagcgccgttcctcgctgctcagcagaaccaggccgcccctgttcaggaccagcctgtagtccctccagcccctgttcaggaccagcccgtcatccctccagccccggtggaagcccagccggtgccagtacaactgtcagctgaggccaagcacttgagggattttaggaagtacaacccgaagactttcgacggatccttggacaacccctttagagcccagctgtggttgacatccatagagacgatcttcaggtacatgaagtgcccagaagaccagaaggtgcagtgtgcagctttctgtttggaggatagggggactgcctggtgggagactgctgagagggcgctgggaggagatgccagcaagatcacatgggagcagttcaaggagaacttctatgctaagtttttctccgccaatgtgaagcacgccaagctgcaagagttcctaaacttggagcaaggcgacatgacggtggagcagtacgacgccgagttcgatatgctgtcccgctttgctcccgatatggtaagagatgaggccgccaggactgagagatttgttaatggcctcaggttagacctccagggttttgtacgagctcttcgaccaaccactcatgcggatgctctacgcatagcactggatctgagcctgcatgagagagctggtcaatctaaggttgtcggcacagggtcagcctcgggacagaagaggaaggcggaGGCGCGGCCCGACGTAGTACCACAGCAGACtccgaggtcaggaggtgtcttccagagacaccgtcgggagctggcagcagctgggagaactttgagagagctacccacttgtactacctgtgggaaggtccatggaggacaatgtttagctgggagtggagtctgcttcaggtgcaggcagccggggcacactgctgatgcgtgtcctcggaaacccttagaGACGACGCCACGTCAGCCTTCTGCtccccagcaggggagagtctttgccacgaaccggcaggaggccgagcgagctagtacggtggtgacag gtagaggacgaggcaagggcaagggcaagctggcgagcgacgtgaagtga